The Vicia villosa cultivar HV-30 ecotype Madison, WI unplaced genomic scaffold, Vvil1.0 ctg.000279F_1_1_3, whole genome shotgun sequence genome has a segment encoding these proteins:
- the LOC131626282 gene encoding cationic peroxidase 1-like isoform X2: protein MAASLLRLHYSDCFVQGCDASVLLDDTLSFTGEKTATQNADSLRGFDVIDNIKFQLEAVCPGVVSCADILAVAARDSVVALGGPSWTVQLGRRDSTTASLDSANSDLPDPDSDLNDLITAFSGKGFTAKEMVTLSGAHTIGEARCISFRDRIYNDTNIDPTFATSLKGSCPTSGGDNNLSPIDSTTPNLFDNSYYRNLQIKKGLLHSDQELFNGGSTDSQVNSYADNPASFRADFANAMIKMGSLSPLTGSNGQIRQNCRAVN from the exons ATGGCGGCATCACTGCTTCGTCTTCATTACAGTGATTGTTTTGTTCAG GGTTGTGATGCATCAGTATTGTTAGACGATACATTAAGTTTCACAGGTGAAAAAACAGCAACCCAAAACGCGGATTCCTTGAGAGGTTTTGATGTAATTGACAACATTAAATTTCAACTCGAAGCTGTGTGTCCTGGTGTTGTCTCTTGTGCTGATATTCTTGCTGTAGCGGCAAGAGATTCTGTTGTCGCA ctAGGTGGACCTAGTTGGACAGTTCAATTAGGGAGAAGAGACTCAACCACAGCAAGTTTAGATTCTGCAAATTCAGATTTACCTGATCCAGATTCAGATCTAAATGATCTTATTACTGCTTTTTCAGGGAAAGGTTTCACTGCCAAAGAAATGGTTACTCTATCAG GAGCTCATACAATCGGTGAAGCGCGTTGTATATCCTTCAGAGACAGGATTTACAACGACACCAACATAGATCCGACATTTGCAACATCATTGAAAGGAAGTTGTCCAACCTCGGGTGGTGACAACAATTTGTCACCAATTGACTCCACCACACCAAACCTATTTGATAATTCTTATTATAGAAACTTGCAAATTAAGAAGGGTCTCTTACACTCAGATCAGGAACTTTTCAATGGTGGTTCCACAGACTCTCAAGTTAATTCTTATGCTGACAACCCTGCAAGTTTTAGAGCTGATTTTGCCAATGCAATGATCAAAATGGGAAGCCTTAGCCCACTTACTGGGTCCAATGGTCAGATAAGGCAGAATTGCAGGGCGGTCAATTAA
- the LOC131626282 gene encoding cationic peroxidase 1-like isoform X1 produces MAKMIIPIMKACFIILSFVGIVSAQLLPNFYVNTCPVALLTIRSGVLAAVVAETRMAASLLRLHYSDCFVQGCDASVLLDDTLSFTGEKTATQNADSLRGFDVIDNIKFQLEAVCPGVVSCADILAVAARDSVVALGGPSWTVQLGRRDSTTASLDSANSDLPDPDSDLNDLITAFSGKGFTAKEMVTLSGAHTIGEARCISFRDRIYNDTNIDPTFATSLKGSCPTSGGDNNLSPIDSTTPNLFDNSYYRNLQIKKGLLHSDQELFNGGSTDSQVNSYADNPASFRADFANAMIKMGSLSPLTGSNGQIRQNCRAVN; encoded by the exons ATGGCTAAAATGATTATTCCAATTATGAAAGCTTGTTTCATAATCTTGAGCTTTGTTGGGATAGTCTCAGCTCAATTACTCCCTAATTTTTACGTAAACACGTGCCCTGTTGCGCTTTTAACCATTAGGTCAGGAGTACTTGCTGCTGTGGTAGCTGAAACTCGCATGGCGGCATCACTGCTTCGTCTTCATTACAGTGATTGTTTTGTTCAG GGTTGTGATGCATCAGTATTGTTAGACGATACATTAAGTTTCACAGGTGAAAAAACAGCAACCCAAAACGCGGATTCCTTGAGAGGTTTTGATGTAATTGACAACATTAAATTTCAACTCGAAGCTGTGTGTCCTGGTGTTGTCTCTTGTGCTGATATTCTTGCTGTAGCGGCAAGAGATTCTGTTGTCGCA ctAGGTGGACCTAGTTGGACAGTTCAATTAGGGAGAAGAGACTCAACCACAGCAAGTTTAGATTCTGCAAATTCAGATTTACCTGATCCAGATTCAGATCTAAATGATCTTATTACTGCTTTTTCAGGGAAAGGTTTCACTGCCAAAGAAATGGTTACTCTATCAG GAGCTCATACAATCGGTGAAGCGCGTTGTATATCCTTCAGAGACAGGATTTACAACGACACCAACATAGATCCGACATTTGCAACATCATTGAAAGGAAGTTGTCCAACCTCGGGTGGTGACAACAATTTGTCACCAATTGACTCCACCACACCAAACCTATTTGATAATTCTTATTATAGAAACTTGCAAATTAAGAAGGGTCTCTTACACTCAGATCAGGAACTTTTCAATGGTGGTTCCACAGACTCTCAAGTTAATTCTTATGCTGACAACCCTGCAAGTTTTAGAGCTGATTTTGCCAATGCAATGATCAAAATGGGAAGCCTTAGCCCACTTACTGGGTCCAATGGTCAGATAAGGCAGAATTGCAGGGCGGTCAATTAA
- the LOC131626275 gene encoding cationic peroxidase 1-like, protein MVKMIIPNVKVCFIILSLVGIVSCQLSSDFYSTTCPDALLTIKNEVESAVSTEARMGASLLRLQFHDCFVQGCDGSVLLDDTSSFTGEKTAGPNAGSLRGFNVIDTIKSKVEALCPRVVSCADIVAIAARDSVVALGGPSWIVQLGRRDSTTASFNSANTDLPGPDSDLSDLITAFSNKGFTTKEMVALSGSHTIGQGSCRFFRDRIYNEDNIDSEFATSLQANCPTSGGDDNLSPIDTTTPTTFDNSYYKNLQNQKGLFHSDQVLFNDGSTDSDVDEYSSDASSFATDFANAMVKMGSISPLTGASGEIRTDCKFVN, encoded by the exons ATGGTTAAAATGATTATTCCAAATGTGAAAGTTTGTTTCATAATCTTGAGTCTTGTTGGGATAGTTTCATGCCAATTGTCCTCTGATTTTTACTCAACAACATGTCCTGATGCTCTTTTAACCATTAAGAATGAAGTAGAATCTGCTGTGAGTACTGAGGCTCGCATGGGTGCATCATTGCTTCGTCTTCAATTTCATGATTGTTTTGTTCAG GGTTGTGATGGATCTGTATTGTTGGACGATACATCAAGTTTCACAGGTGAAAAAACAGCAGGTCCAAACGCTGGTTCTTTGAGAGGTTTTAATGTAATTGACACCATAAAATCTAAAGTCGAAGCTTTGTGTCCTCGTGTTGTCTCTTGCGCTGATATTGTCGCCATAGCTGCAAGAGATTCTGTTGTCGCA CTTGGTGGACCTAGTTGGATAGTACAATTGGGGAGAAGAGACTCGACCACAGCAAGTTTTAATTCTGCAAACACAGATTTACCTGGTCCTGACTCAGATCTAAGTGATCTTATTACTGCTTTTTCTAACAAAGGTTTCACTACCAAAGAAATGGTTGCTCTATCCG GATCTCACACAATTGGTCAAGGAAGCTGTAGATTCTTCAGAGACAGGATCTACAACGAGGACAACATAGATTCTGAATTCGCAACATCACTGCAAGCAAACTGTCCTACCTCGGGTGGTGACGACAATTTGTCACCAATTGACACCACCACACCAACTACATTTGATAACTCTTATTACAAGAACTTGCAAAACCAAAAAGGTCTATTTCACTCGGATCAAGTTCTTTTCAATGATGGTTCAACTGACTCGGACGTTGATGAATATAGTAGTGACGCTTCGAGTTTCGCAACTGATTTTGCTAATGCAATGGTCAAAATGGGGAGCATTAGTCCACTTACTGGGGCAAGTGGTGAGATTAGGACTGATTGCAAGTTTGTCAATTGA